From Arachis stenosperma cultivar V10309 chromosome 2, arast.V10309.gnm1.PFL2, whole genome shotgun sequence, one genomic window encodes:
- the LOC130960942 gene encoding FT-interacting protein 3 has translation MQRAPPEDFLLKETKPHLGGGKVSGDKLTSTYDLVEQMQYLYVRVSKAKDLPAKDLTGSCDPYVEVRLGNYKGTTRHFEKKTNPEWNQVFAFSKDRIQASTLEVTVKDKDVVKDDFIGRVWFDLNEIPKRVPPDSPLAPQWYRLEDKNGNKAKGELMLAVWMGTQADEAFPEAWHSDAATVSGADALANIRSKVYLSPKLWYLRVNLIEAQDLQPSDKGRYPEVFVKAILGNQALRTRISQSRTINPMWNEDLMFVAAEPFEEPLILSVEDRVAPNKEEVLGRCMIPLQMVDRRFDHKPVNTRWVNLEKHVVIMEGDKKKEIKFASRLHVRICLEGGYHVLDESTHYSSDLRPTAKQLWKSSIGVLELGILNAQGLMPMKTKDGRGTTDSYCVAKYGQKWVRTRTIIDSFAPRWNEQYTWEVFDPCTVITIGVFDNCHLHGGDKGGGARDSRIGKVRIRLSTLETDRVYTHSYPLLVLYPNGVKKMGEIHLAVRFTCSSLLNMMHMYSQPLLPKMHYIHPLTVSQLDSLRHQATQIVSMRLSRAEPPLRKEIVEYMLDVGSHMWSMRRSKANFFRIMGVLSGLIAVGKWFDQICNWKNPITTVLIHILFIILVMYPELILPTIFLYLFLIGVWYYRWRPRHPPHMDTRLSHADSAHPDELDEEFDTFPTTKPSDIVRMRYDRLRSIAGRIQTVVGDLATQGERLQSLLSWRDPRATALFVIFCLVAAIVLYVTPFQVVALLAGIYVLRHPRFRHKLPSVPLNFFRRLPARTDCML, from the coding sequence ATGCAGAGGGCACCGCCGGAGGACTTTTTGTTGAAGGAGACAAAGCCCCACCTCGGAGGTGGGAAGGTCTCCGGCGACAAGCTTACCAGCACCTATGATCTTGTTGAGCAAATGCAGTACCTTTATGTGAGGGTTTCAAAGGCGAAAGACTTGCCTGCTAAGGATCTCACTGGCAGTTGTGACCCTTATGTAGAAGTCAGGCTGGGAAATTACAAAGGTACCACTCGGCATTTCGAGAAGAAGACTAATCCCGAATGGAACCAGGTCTTCGCCTTCTCGAAAGACCGGATTCAGGCTTCGACGCTGGAGGTTACTGTGAAGGATAAGGATGTGGTGAAGGATGACTTCATTGGTCGCGTCTGGTTTGACCTCAATGAGATACCCAAGAGGGTTCCTCCAGATAGCCCTCTTGCGCCGCAGTGGTATAGGCTAGAGGACAAAAATGGCAACAAGGCCAAGGGCGAGCTAATGTTGGCTGTTTGGATGGGTACTCAAGCTGATGAAGCATTTCCTGAAGCATGGCATTCGGATGCAGCCACCGTTAGTGGAGCCGATGCTCTTGCAAACATTCGATCGAAAGTGTATCTGTCTCCTAAGCTTTGGTATTTGAGGGTTAATTTGATAGAGGCACAAGACTTGCAGCCGAGCGACAAGGGTAGATACCCTGAAGTTTTTGTGAAGGCAATTCTGGGAAATCAGGCATTGAGGACTAGGATCTCCCAGAGCAGAACTATCAATCCAATGTGGAATGAGGATTTGATGTTTGTGGCCGCGGAACCATTTGAGGAGCCACTGATTTTGAGTGTGGAAGACAGAGTTGCCCCTAACAAAGAGGAAGTATTGGGGAGGTGTATGATTCCATTACAGATGGTAGACAGGAGATTCGATCACAAACCGGTGAACACTCGGTGGGTTAATCTTGAAAAACATGTCGTAATCATGGAAGGGGACAAGAAGAAGGAAATCAAGTTTGCAAGCAGGCTTCATGTGAGGATCTGCCTAGAAGGTGGTTATCATGTTTTGGATGAATCAACTCACTACAGCAGTGACCTTCGTCCAACAGCAAAACAACTATGGAAATCCAGTATTGGAGTTCTCGAATTGGGGATATTAAATGCTCAGGGTTTGATGCCAATGAAAACAAAAGATGGTAGGGGGACGACGGATTCATATTGTGTAGCAAAATATGGGCAAAAGTGGGTGCGGACGAGGACAATCATCGATAGCTTTGCACCGAGATGGAACGAACAATATACTTGGGAGGTTTTTGATCCTTGCACTGTCATTACAATTGGTGTCTTTGATAACTGTCACTTGCATGGTGGTGATAAGGGTGGAGGGGCAAGAGATTCAAGAATCGGAAAGGTAAGGATTCGTCTTTCCACCCTCGAGACTGATCGTGTGTATACGCATTCGTATcctcttctagttctttaccCGAATGGGGTGAAGAAAATGGGTGAAATTCACTTGGCTGTGAGGTTTACTTGTTCCTCTTTGCTTAACATGATGCACATGTATTCACAACCACTGCTTCCTAAGATGCATTACATTCACCCCTTGACTGTCAGCCAGCTCGACAGTTTGAGGCATCAAGCGACTCAGATTGTTTCGATGAGGCTTAGTCGTGCCGAGCCACCGTTGAGAAAGGAGATAGTGGAATACATGTTGGATGTTGGTTCCCACATGTGGAGTATGAGAAGAAGCAAGGCCAACTTTTTCAGGATCATGGGAGTTTTGAGTGGATTGATTGCTGTGGGAAAATGGTTTGATCAGATTTGCAATTGGAAAAACCCCATCACAACGGTTCTGATACATATCTTGTTTATCATATTGGTTATGTACCCTGAGCTTATCTTACCCACCATATTCCTTTACCTATTCTTGATCGGAGTTTGGTACTATAGATGGCGGCCGAGGCACCCTCCTCACATGGACACCCGTCTCTCTCACGCAGATTCTGCTCACCCCGACGAACTAGACGAAGAATTTGACACTTTCCCGACCACCAAGCCTTCTGACATTGTGAGGATGCGATATGATCGGCTCCGAAGTATTGCTGGGAGGATACAGACTGTTGTTGGTGACCTGGCGACTCAAGGGGAAAGGCTGCAGTCTTTGCTCAGCTGGAGAGATCCAAGAGCAACCGCGCTTTTCGTCATTTTCTGTCTTGTCGCTGCCATTGTACTGTATGTCACGCCATTCCAAGTTGTCGCCCTCCTGGCTGGAATTTATGTCTTGCGACATCCAAGGTTCCGCCACAAGCTTCCGTCCGTGCCGCTCAATTTCTTCAGGAGGCTGCCTGCAAGAACCGACTGCATGCTTTGA